TATGGACTTCGGTTCATCCGTTAGCTTGAGTGATGATGGTTCCATTCTCGCGGTTGGTGCTATTGGTGGGCATGGTGGCAGGGGAGCAACTTATATTTTCTCCAATAATGGTGGCTGGGCTCAACAACAGTTGCTTACTGCAGATAGTGCAAGAGTGGGTGATCGTTTTGGTTGGGATGTTAGTTTTAGTAGCGACGGCAACCTGCTCGCTGTGGGCGCCCCACTTCAGGCAGGTGCTTCAGAGGACCCTGATGATCGCGATGGCTTCAATAATGGTGCTGTCTATCTATTTTCATATGAGGAGGATTCTTGGTACCAAAGTGCCTACCTTAAAGCGAGTAACACCGATGAAGATGATGCTTTTGGTACGTCTATTAGCCTGAACAATGACGGCTCATTGCTTGCGGTAGGTGCTCAGGAGAGTAGTGCTGGTGTAGGTTTCTATGCTGATAGCACTGACAACTCGGCATCTAGGGCGGGCGCGGCCTATATGTATTCGATGGTTGATGGGCAGTGGATTGAGAGTACTTACTTGAAAGCCAATAACACCGATGAGCGTGACTACTTTGGAACTTCAATCGCTTTAAGTGGTGACGGGGATACCCTAGTTGTGGGTGCTCCAGAGGAGCAGGGTTCGGATACTGGACTTATGGCTGATCCAGATTTGAATGATGCGGATGCTGCGGGAGCTATTTATGTCTACTAGTTAGACGATACCTTTCTTGATCTATAAGAATACTTCTATATCAGTTGGACTCATGTTCGTGGGTCCAACTATACCTCATCTGTTCTTCGATGCTTTTAGCTCTATGGATTATGGCAATGGCATCAGTCAGAGTTACAGCTTAGGTTTGGATTACCGGCTGGAAATTGTGAGTACCTAAAGGATCGGGAATTTATCTTCGACAAGCTAAACTGGCTTATGAATGAGGGCTTTGCCCAGGGAGAAAACAGCTATTACTACGATTCGGTGGGCAATCGCACCCAGCAGGATGCGACCAGGACGAATATTATGAGAGCAGTATTGTTTATAGTTATGAAGCCAGCACCAATCGCTTTAAGGCCTATAACGAAAGCAGCGTATTTAAAGGCGCCTAATACTATATTGCGTTTAGCCAGCGAGTGTGCACAGATAAAGGGTGGTGAGGTTGAGTATTATTGTAGCTACTAATGGAATTATGATCCGAATTTTGGGTGGTTTATCCAGAGTGATTCGATTGGGTTGGATGATGGGCCGAATGCCTATGCATATGTAGCTAGCAATCCAGTAGCGTGCTTTGGTTCAGGTGGCTTGAGCAGGAGGGGGAGTCTCGGCGTCGACTACAAATTCTCTACAGAGGATAATCAATGCACTGGTGCGCAGTCATATTCAAAAAATACAAGCTTATAACCTATTTTATCGTTATGGTGTACATGCTCCCTACTCAAATGTAGGAGTTTAGCAGTTACAAGTGACACTGTTTCGATGTTAGATAGGTCAATGCTATTTAGGGTTGACTAAGCAAGGGCGTATACCATTGCAAAACCACCACAGTATCTCTGACCAAAATGAAACAGCCATCAGTAAAACCCGCTCACTTTGGTGCCTGGTGTAAATTAAAGAGCAAGTCTTTACAAGCAATTTATGTTAGGGAATCACTCTGGTCCAAACTCTAGTATTTACAGCAGGGGTGTAAATAGAATGCTAACCAGTGCTGGTTAGGGGTAGTAGGTTACTCTTTAGGGCGTACATCAAGCGGTGCAAGCAATTCAATAAGGTATTACTTATGGTATTGTAAGGCCACATAACACTAGGTAGGTTTTTATTCCATGAGAAAATTTTTTGAGCTAATGCCTGATGCGGGCTTAAAAGGTTATTCATATGTTGATAATTATTATTTAGGGGGTTTTGACCGACTATCTATTATTCAGGCTAAACGTTGTAATCAAGATGAGCTTTCCAGGGTGAAGATTTGTATTGAGGATACGAATCTTCAGCTTGCTGATTTTATGGGAGGTGTGATTGATTGGCCTACTTTGTCAGATAAGTTTTTTAATTTGATTAAAGATATAATCTTTTCTGATGTGCAAGTTTTAGATCTTCCTCTTTTTTCACAGGCTACAGGTGGAGAGATAAAAGGGTATCGCTTATTAAATATCTTAAGCTTAGTAGATTGTGTAGATAAAAGCAGATCCCTGGTGACTCCAGGGATTAGAGGTGAGGACATCATTACCGAACTATACATTCATTCTAACCTTGTTCCGGATGATGTGAATATTTTCCGGATTCCTGATTGCCTCGACGGCATAATTGTTTCTGAAGAGTTCTTGGCAAGAATAAGAGGTAAAGGGTTGAAAGGTGTCGTAATGAGTGAGGTTAGCTAATCAGAATAAAAGTGGATGATATTGAAGTGCAAAATAAATATATGCCTGTTTCCCATTGATGTAGATACCATTATGGGAAGTAGGTAAATCCCTCTTGAATACTACTTTTTAAGAATCTAATTATAAATTTGGATGTCAGTTTTAATTGGTCGGCACAGTTTTGGTCGGAAAGTTAAAGGGCGTAGTTTAGATGTTTTTGGAGTGTGAGTTCCGGTTTCTATGTTAAAGGAGGTGCGGCCTTAATGTTTTCACGTGTCTTTAAGATTATTTTGCTTAAATTTATTTCTCTGTAGTTAGATATGTATTCTCACTTCAATACCGAGTTCCTGACGATTATTGAAGTTGCTAAAAGATTGTTGTGCTAAACCTGCTGACGCCTACTCACCTTTAAGGTGGCTTACAAAATTCTGGTTGAGATATCGCCAGTGTTGAGGTGATATGATGAGCCGCTCTTGGTTAGTAGGTATGTTTTTGGCTATAAGGCTCGGTAAATGGAAGAAGTCTTTGGGCTTCTCACCTGAAGCCGACGCACGAATACGCTATTGAATCGAATTATAATCAGTCATCACAGGCATTGCCGTTACGATTAGTTTCAACCTAAAAATAACCAGGCAGGAGCGCTAATGTGGGCGATGACTTACTGCTTGATGATTTCAGTCTTACTCTTCACTGTTTCGCAATGTGCATTGAAATGATGAGCTATTTAACTTTTCGGTAACGCTTACTTTCTTCTGCTTCCTCTTCCAGGTAGCAATGTGGTTGAGAACTTTATTCTTTATTGTTTTCGAAAAGGCACAGGTAAAGTCCAGTTTAAACGGCTGCTGTTGGTTTTTGGTAATAGTTTCCCAGATCCGAAACATTAAAAAATATAGGCGCGAAAATAATCTTATTGGAATTTATTAAGTTTGTTTTAATGTCAAAGCTGCGTAGAATCGGTAGATATTTTTAGTGTTTTGATCGTAATTGAGTGAGCCGGTTAAAGAGGCTTTACAGGCTTGAAAGCCCAGAGAGAATCGAGAACTTTCTAAAAGACCCATTCCCTTATAGGAGAACGGTAGCGTGACATAAGAGTAAGTAAAAGGCGCTAACCCAAGGTGCTACCAACACCCGGGGTCAGCTAACCAAGTTGATAATCTGACTATCAAAATGGCTATATGGATAATACGCTAGAAACCCGCTCGTATTCAATAAAGTGGAGTACATTCAGCAGTTTGGGACCAATTCCCAAGTTCTGGAAGTCTAGCGCCCGCCTTTTCCTCTTCTGTGTCTACTGTCCTCGCGCACCACCCCATATTTCCTCCAAACGTTGAATCACAAGTTCCCCATCCCGGAAGTGCCCAAATTTTGATTATTGAAGGAAATGAGTATGTTGATTTTAAAGCGACGGACAGGTGAATATCTAAGAATTGGAGCAAATGTCTCAGTCACAGTGCTGGAGGTAAAAGGTAATCAAGTTAAGATAGGCATAAGCGCACCCAAGTCACTGCCTATCCATCGTGAAGAAGTCTATGTGAGGATCAAAAAGAAACAGAAATTGGAGGCTTGAATATGTCGTAAGGGGGACAATTCTGGGGCAAGTGATTAAGATACTAGACTCCAGGGATAAAGTTTTAGCCTTTGGCTTGCAGGCGATATACGCACTCTGGTTCGAGTGTCTCTTTGCTGCCAAAAGGGTCTTTTGAATATCAAAGCTAGTTAGGTGGCGGAAGGGCTAATTGTTTTCTGTCAGGTGAGCTTTAGAATTCTCCATCTCTTTTGTATTACAAGTTGAGCTTGCAATCCTTGCTAAAAATCCGGCTTTTATTCATGCCCCTTCGAAGATATCTTCCACCTTATATCCGTACAGTGATATTTCCGAGCTTCTTTCGAAATTGCACTCAATAGGACTTGGGTAATTTCTTCTTTTCGGTTTGTATCGCAACCCCCGATATATAGCTCATTGATAATAGCTAAGGCCGCCGAGCTTTCATTTTCTGGAATAATATTAAAGCTGATATACCCCTCAAGATTGTGGTCTTGTTCTACAACCAGCATTTGATGCTCTTTCCTCTGAAACAACCTATTTTGCAATTCAATTTGGGTAATATGGAAGGAGTCAGTTGAATTATTATGCCTGGCTAAGCAGCGCATCATATTGTAAAGATAGAAACAGTCAGTGGGGTGGGCATGGCGAACAAACATATCAGTACCATTTAATCGTATTTCTTTGAGTCGGCGTTTGATAGCTTGACACATCCTTATGCCAAGCTATGTCATCCTGTAAGGGGCTAACAATAGGAGTTAAATTGATTTGGCTGTTTCTTGGATGAGGGTAAACCCTTCATCTAACCATCCGGTGATGCCGCCAATCATTTTTTTGACTGGCCTGTTAAGCGTGGCCAGTCTGATAGCTGCTTTTTCTGTCGCATTACAGTGTGGGCCTGCACAATAGACGACAAATAAAGTATCTGAAGAGTATTCGCTCAGCCTGTCTTTATTGATACGGCTGTATGGTAAGGATTCGGCTGTTTGAATATGTCCATTTTTATAAGCCTCTTCACCTCGCACATCTAAAAGTACGAAATCCTTGCGATTTTGGCTGACTGCGTGGTGTACATCCCAGCAGTCTGTTTCAAAAGATAGAAGGTTTTGGAAGTGGTTTAGCGCATCTTGACTGTTGGCAGCGGGTACTCTACTTACGGCTGAACTCATATATTACTCCCGGTGATTTTTCGGTGGTTCGTCAGGTTTCCAAGGGGTGATAGTGTCCCTTTTTGGTTGCTTCCGAGCGATCTACCTCTGAGCCAGATAGCATTAATTTTGCGCCAATTCTGCGTGCAAACTTGTGGGTCGGCTTTGGCTAGTGGGATTCGGCTTTACTTATTTGAGGATGATGGTGATTTACCTATTAAATTATGCTTCAAAGGTTGAGGGTTTTATTCCCAGCATTGCTTTCAATAACTGCTCAACTGGGTATGCTGGGTTGGATTTATTCGTTAACCTAATTTAATTAACTGCTGAGGGTTAGAGGTACCTATGTCGACGTTGGCACAAAAGCCTAATAAGAGCCAGAAAGTGGCTGTTCTCGCCCACCGGCAGGTCTCACTCTTCGAACTCGGTTGCGCTACCGAACTCTTTTGCCTACCCCGACCTGAACTTAGCGAGCTCTACACCGGTGAAATTGTGACTTTCGCTGAGGAAAGCCCTCTTGCGACCGGCGGTCTGGCTCTGGCTTGTCGGCAGGTAGAGAGTTTGATGGATTATGATTTGCTGGTGATTCCCTGTTGGTCGACCAATGCACAACCACAAGATGCTTATTTGGAACGTGTACATAGGGCGGTGGCTGAGTTTGCCGCTGCCAGCCGCCAGATTCTTACTTTTTGCTCCGGTGCTTTTCTGCCTGCGGAACTGGGACTATTTGATGGTCGGCAGGCGACTACCCACTGGTTGTTTGCGGATCGTTTTCGTGAGTGCTTTCCTGCGGTGGAGTATGTGGGAGACGTTCTCTATGTGTGGGAGGATGCACTGGCTTGCGCAGCGGGTAGTAGTGCCGCCATCGATCTGGGCATTGAGTTTTTGCGGCGCAATCACGGTTATGAATTAGCCAATTCGGTGGCTCGTCGGTTGGTGATGGCACCCCATAGGCAGGGTGGCCAGGCCCAATATGTGGAGATGCCCGTTGCCAAACGGCCAGACCACTTCTCCGCCGCGCTGGATTGGGCGATTGGCAATTTGGATGGCGCTATCAAAATTGATGATATGGCGCAGCGCGCTCATTTATCCCGCCGTAGTTTTGACCGAAAGTTTCGCCAGTCGATGGGAATTGCTCCCAAGGAGTGGCTGATTCAGCAGCGCTTGCGGGCGGCGCAGAAGGCGCTGGAGTCCGGTAGGGAGTCTGTAGATCGGGCAGCCCAACTGGCTGGTTTTGAGAGTAGTGCGACCTTGCGTCACCATTTCCGTCGGGCGTTTGGGATCTCACCCAGTGAATATCAGCGCCAATTCCAGGTTTCCGCCAAAGTGGCGGTTGAGGCTTAACGTTGGCCGCGTGTTGGTACGGCTATGGGGAGTCGGTACCTTTGGTTGATACACCCCCGGGCACTAAAGGGGTATGATTCGGTCTCTATTGCCTGATGACAGTACAGACTACGAAGGAATTATGACGAAACAGCGCGTATTAACCGGTATTACAACAACCGGTACCCCACACCTGGGGAACTATGTGGGTGCAATCCGCCCGGCGATCGCCGCGAGTCAGGATGAAAACAACCAATCGTTCTACTTTCTGGCCGATTACCATGCACTGATTAAGTGCCAGGACCCGGCACAGGTCCATCAGTCCACCCTGGAGATCGCTGCAACCTGGCTGGCCTTGGGCCTGAATACCGACAATGTGGTGTTCTACCGTCAGTCCGACGTCCATGAGATTCCTGAATTAACCTGGCTGCTCACCTGTATGACCGGCAAGGGCCTGATGAACCGTGCCCACGCTTATAAAGCAGCGGTAGATGCCAACCGCGCCGATGGCGAAGATTCCGATTTTGGCGTCACCATGGGGCTGTATAGCTACCCGATCCTGATGGCCGCGGACATCCTGATGTTCAACGCTAATAAGGTGCCGGTGGGTAAAGATCAGGTACAGCATATCGAAATGGCTCGGGATATTGCCCAGCGCTTTAACCACCACTACGGCGAGCACTTCGCTTTACCAGAAGCGGTAGTTGACGACCACGTAGCTGTGTTACAGGGCCTCGATGGCCGCAAAATGAGTAAGAGTTACGGCAACACTATTCCGCTGTTCCTTCCTGAGAAGAAGCTGAAAAAGCACATTAATAAGATCAAAACCAACCTGCTGGAGCCGGGTGAGCCAAAAGATCCGGATACTTCCACTGTATTCCAGGTTTGGCAGGCATTTGCCAGCGAAGAACAGACAGCTGAAATGCGTAAAGCTTTTGAAGAGGGCATTGCCTGGGGTGAGGCCAAGAAGCAGCTGTTTGAGCTGGTGAACGGCCAGATCGGTGAGGCTCGCGAGCGCTACAATGAGCTGCTGGCTAACCCAGACCAAATTGAAACGGAGCTGGAGAAGGGGGCTATTAAGGCTCGCGCTTACTCTGCGCCCTTTATCGAGAAGTTGCGTCACGCGGTTGGTATCCGCAAGATAGGTTAGAGCTTTTCCTGAAAAAGCAGGAGGCCGTGGAGTATCGGCCTCCTTTTTAATAAAAAATAATAAATGTACAGGGTACAAACATGGAAAACGTTCAGGCAAATCCTGATGCCGGCAATAGTGCCGATAATAAAAATGGCTGGATTAATCGAGCGCTCAATTTTATTGAGGTTGTCGGTAATAAGTTACCCGATCCCGCTGTTCTGTTTTTGATCTTGATGGTGGGAATCTGGGTGCTCTCCTGGCTTCTCTCCGGTGTTAACTTCGAAGCCTTACACCCCGCTACCGGCGAGGCGATACAGGTAACCAACCTGCTTTCCAGTAGTGAAATGGCCCGCTTCCTATCTGGTATGGTAACTACGTTTACTAGTTTTGCGCCCCTGGGGGTGGTGTTGGTAGCCATGCTGGGGGTCGGTGTGGCTGAGCAGAGTGGCTTTATCAATGCGGTATTGAAAAAGCTGCTGGCGGTAACGCCGCAGATGCTGTTGACACCTATGTTGATTTTGGTAGCCATCGTCAGTCACACCGCTGTAGACGCGGGGTATGTGTTAGTAATTCCACTCGGAGGTGTGATTTTCTACGCGGCGGGGCGCCATCCTTTGGCAGGTATCGCGGCAGCATTTGCCGGTGTCTCTGGTGGCTTCTCTGCCAATTTTGTTCCCTCGGCTATCGATCCTCTATTGCAAGGCTTTACCCAGACGGCTGCTCAGATTGCCGATCCGGATATGCAGGTTAACCCCCTCAACAACTGGTTCTTTACTTCAGCTTCTTGCTTATTGGTGACACTGCTGGGCTGGTGGCTGACTGATAAAGTGATCGAGCCACGCTTGAAGAGCGTGAAGGTTGATGGCGATGAAGCGGATATGCCGGTAATGCAGGAGCTGGGGGCTCGCGAGAAAAAAGCGATGTACTTGGCGGTTACTGTGATGGTGGCAGGTATCGTCGGACTTGTGGCCTGGATGCTGCCGGAAACCTCAGCTTTGCGCGATGCAGAAGGGCAATTAGCTTCTTTCACTGCGCCAATTATGAAGTCGATTGTACCGCTGATCTTCCTGCTGTTTGTGATTCCCGGTGTGGTGTTTGGCTATGCGGCCGGTACCTTCCGCCAGAGTAAGGATGTTATTGATGCGATGTCCAAAACCATGGGCTCCATGGCTTATTACATCGTGATGGCTTTTTTCTGTGCGTTGTTTATCTCTGAGTTTGCCCGCTCCGGTTTGGGCACGCTGCTTTCGGTAGAGGGAGGGAGCTTGCTCGCGGCGATGGAGCTGCCGGGCCCGATTACCCTGATGGGCATTATTGTACTGGTAGCCTTTATCAACTTATTTGTGGGATCTGCCTCTGCCAAGTGGGCGCTGCTGTCCCCCATCTTTGTGCCTATGTTGATGCAGATCGGTTTCTCCCCTGATCTCACCCAGGCGGCTTATCGGGTAGGTGATTCCTCCACGAATATTATTACCCCGCTGATGCCTTACTTCCCCTTGGTGGTTGTGTACTGCCAGCGCTATGTGAAGGGAACGGGCATTGGGACACTTGTATCCATCATGTTGCCGTACTCCATTGTGTTTCTGATTTGCTGGTCGCTGTTCCTGGTGGCTTACTGGACACTGGGAATGCCTTTGGGGGTGCAGGCTAGTTATACCTACCCTTAAGAGGTCGGGGATCTTTGTCTAAGTCTCTCTAAATCAAGTCCCGATATCTACAATCTCAATCTGAGTGGTTGCTGCTGGGCAGCCACTTAGTATTTTTCCTGCCTTAGAGTCTGCTTTTATTCATTTCATCAAGTCATCCTGATGGTACGAAAGTGCAGCTTGGAGACTGCAATGCTGTCCTTTAATGCCGTATTTCTTGTCCCTAATCATGTCATCGCTCTTTTTAGTAAAAAAATGTTCCAATAATGTTGTAGATGATAACGATTCCTATTAGGATTCGCGCCCAGTTACCTGGGTCACAGTTTGACTGTGATCCATCCAAATTCAGTTGGCGTTGAGGGATCTCCATGAGTACCGCTCGAATTAAAAGTATGCAAAAAGCTTCTCCTGTAATTTCTGGAATCAGCCGCTCTTTATTGGCGTTGGCTATTGCTGCGGGCGGTTCTTCTGTGGCGTTCGCTGCGGATAACACAGATGAGCGTATTGAAGAGGTTAATGTTACGGGACATCTGAACCTTTCCCGTCAGACCTCTGTGGGCAAGCTGGATGTTTCCGTACACGAAACCCCTTTTTCTGTGACTGTACTGGACAATGACTTTTTCAACGATATCGGCTCGAAAACGGTTCAAGATGTTCTGCAATATACGCCAGGGGTGAATGGCGGAACCTACGGCGTTGATGTCCGTGGTGATTGGTCTCTGGTGCGCGGTGTTGATCCTGCGATTTTTATTGATGGCCTTCAGTCTATATTCGGTAGCTACACAAGTGCCCGTGCTAATCTCTACGCCTATGACCGCATAGAAGTTCTCAAAGGTCCTTCCTCTGCACTTTATGGACAGGGTTCTACCGGTGGTATCGTAAACTTAGTATCCAAGCGCCCGCAGAGAGAGTTTGGTGGAGAAGTAGTGGTTCAAGCTGGTAGCTATGACCATCAGGCATTTGCTACGGACGTCACTGGCTCCATGGATAGTGATGGTGAGTGGCTTTACCGAGTTGTAGGTTATAAGCGATCTGCGGATACCCAAGTAGACTATGTCAATAATGACAGCACTTTGCTGATGCCATCTATCTCATGGCGTCCGAGTGAGAACACCGAGATTACTTTCCAGACTACTTACCAGGATGATGAGAGTGGTACCTCTACAGCATTCTTGCCCTGGGGTGGTACCCGTATTGATAACGCCAACGGTGATATCCCAACTGACACTTTCCTCAGTGAGCCAGGTTGGGATAAATATAATACAGAGCAGATCGCTTACAGCATTTGGGCTGATCATCGCTTTAGTGATAACTGGGGTGTAAATGCCAGCATCCGCTATGCCAAAGGTGAAGTAGACTACAACACCATGTA
This DNA window, taken from Microbulbifer sp. MKSA007, encodes the following:
- a CDS encoding AbgT family transporter, translated to MENVQANPDAGNSADNKNGWINRALNFIEVVGNKLPDPAVLFLILMVGIWVLSWLLSGVNFEALHPATGEAIQVTNLLSSSEMARFLSGMVTTFTSFAPLGVVLVAMLGVGVAEQSGFINAVLKKLLAVTPQMLLTPMLILVAIVSHTAVDAGYVLVIPLGGVIFYAAGRHPLAGIAAAFAGVSGGFSANFVPSAIDPLLQGFTQTAAQIADPDMQVNPLNNWFFTSASCLLVTLLGWWLTDKVIEPRLKSVKVDGDEADMPVMQELGAREKKAMYLAVTVMVAGIVGLVAWMLPETSALRDAEGQLASFTAPIMKSIVPLIFLLFVIPGVVFGYAAGTFRQSKDVIDAMSKTMGSMAYYIVMAFFCALFISEFARSGLGTLLSVEGGSLLAAMELPGPITLMGIIVLVAFINLFVGSASAKWALLSPIFVPMLMQIGFSPDLTQAAYRVGDSSTNIITPLMPYFPLVVVYCQRYVKGTGIGTLVSIMLPYSIVFLICWSLFLVAYWTLGMPLGVQASYTYP
- a CDS encoding tryptophan--tRNA ligase, yielding MTKQRVLTGITTTGTPHLGNYVGAIRPAIAASQDENNQSFYFLADYHALIKCQDPAQVHQSTLEIAATWLALGLNTDNVVFYRQSDVHEIPELTWLLTCMTGKGLMNRAHAYKAAVDANRADGEDSDFGVTMGLYSYPILMAADILMFNANKVPVGKDQVQHIEMARDIAQRFNHHYGEHFALPEAVVDDHVAVLQGLDGRKMSKSYGNTIPLFLPEKKLKKHINKIKTNLLEPGEPKDPDTSTVFQVWQAFASEEQTAEMRKAFEEGIAWGEAKKQLFELVNGQIGEARERYNELLANPDQIETELEKGAIKARAYSAPFIEKLRHAVGIRKIG
- the csrA gene encoding carbon storage regulator CsrA, whose translation is MLILKRRTGEYLRIGANVSVTVLEVKGNQVKIGISAPKSLPIHREEVYVRIKKKQKLEA
- a CDS encoding rhodanese-like domain-containing protein, which translates into the protein MSSAVSRVPAANSQDALNHFQNLLSFETDCWDVHHAVSQNRKDFVLLDVRGEEAYKNGHIQTAESLPYSRINKDRLSEYSSDTLFVVYCAGPHCNATEKAAIRLATLNRPVKKMIGGITGWLDEGFTLIQETAKSI
- a CDS encoding helix-turn-helix domain-containing protein translates to MSTLAQKPNKSQKVAVLAHRQVSLFELGCATELFCLPRPELSELYTGEIVTFAEESPLATGGLALACRQVESLMDYDLLVIPCWSTNAQPQDAYLERVHRAVAEFAAASRQILTFCSGAFLPAELGLFDGRQATTHWLFADRFRECFPAVEYVGDVLYVWEDALACAAGSSAAIDLGIEFLRRNHGYELANSVARRLVMAPHRQGGQAQYVEMPVAKRPDHFSAALDWAIGNLDGAIKIDDMAQRAHLSRRSFDRKFRQSMGIAPKEWLIQQRLRAAQKALESGRESVDRAAQLAGFESSATLRHHFRRAFGISPSEYQRQFQVSAKVAVEA